Genomic segment of Myxococcus stipitatus:
CCGTGTTCGACTTCTGGCCGGCGAAGGAGACGCCGCACTCGACCTACAACGACCTGCCGGAGAAGCCCGCGCAGCCGCTCAGCGCCATCCAGCGCATCGTCCAGAAGTACGCCACGCGGTTGCAGAAGATCCGCACCGAGCTCCAGGGCCGATTCAAGGCCGGGGTGTCGATGCCGTGGATGCCGCCGGACATGTCCGCGCTGCTCCCGGAGGGCCCGGTGGAGCTGGTGGAGGACGAGGTGGACGTGGGCGAGGACTCCGTCTCCGTCGACGAGAGCCTGGCGGTGGCGGGCGTGGGGCTGCCCGACCTGATTCGCTTCGCCCGCGCGGACTGGAGCGCGCTCACCTGGCTGCTGTGGTCGTGTGGCGAGTCGAAGCTGGTGATGCCCAGGAAGGTCGCGGCTCCGGCGAACTTCGGCCATGCGGCGGGCATGTCGAGTCAGCGCCTGTGGCGCGCGAGAGATCGCCGCGTGACGGGTGGACGCGGAGCCAAGGCCTCGGGGGCCGCGAGCTTCGATTTCGAGGGAGTGGCCATCGACGCGGTCCACCCGCAGCTCGTGGGCATCGTCGAGCAGCACTACAGTGAGACGCAGGCGATGTTCTATTGGCTGGCGGACGGTGACAATGTTTCACCCTGGCAGGACAACCTGAGGGGGAGCTGAACCATGAATCGCACTCCTCGAAAGGTCGAAGTCGCGGACCCGCTCTGGAATGCCCTGGAGGCCATGAGTCGGGAGATGGGCGTGGACAAGGATGTCCTGGTCAACCAGGCCATCTTCGCGCTCGCGCGGCAGTTTGGATTCATCCAGACCACGCAGGTGAACCTCGCGGAGGCGGCCTCGTCGCAGGCGCCGGTGGTGACGCGAGAGGCTCCACGGGTCGTGGCTGCGCCCGCCGTGGTGGCGAAGGCGCTCGTCGAGTCGACACCCGCCGTCGTCGAGAGCACGCCGACCGCGGAGGTCGCCGCGCGCGTCCAGGAGCTGGTTCGCGACGTGGAAGAGAAGGAGGCTCCCCGCGCCGCTCCTGTTCCTGCCCCCGCCCCCGTCGTGGGGGACGAGGTGGCGGAGGACGAAGAGGAAGAGCCTCAGACGGGCGAGCACGAAGGTGTGCCGGACGAGATGGATGAGGACGCCTCCGCCAGCGCCGAGGCTCCCGCCGAGTCCGAAGAGGAAGCGGCCGAGGAGAAGCCGCCCGTCGATGTGGAGGCGCTCCGGGAGGCCGTCGCGGTTCGTGTCCGGGACGTCGTGAGCGATGTCGACCGGATGGTGGAGGCCGTGGAGCCGCAGGCCGCCGACGAGGACTCGGACGACGAGGACTCCGACGACGAAGACTCGGACGACTCCGACGAGGCTTCGGACTCCGACGACGAAGACTCGGACGACTCCGACGAGGCTTCGGACGAGGGCGAGGACTCCGACGACGAAGAGGCGGACGACTCCGACGAGGAGTTGGACGAGGGCGAGGATTCCGACGACGAAGACTCCGGCGATGAAGGCGCGGACGAGGTCGCCGCGTCGAGCGAGCCCGCGATGCTGGATGAAGGTGAGGCTCCCGACACGGATTCGGCCTCCAGTGAGCCGGCGATGCTGGACGAGGAGGACCCCATCACCGAGGACCGCAAGGTGCCGGCCCCGGTGAAGCCGAAGCCGGACAAGACGATCATCGTCCAGGCCAAGCCCGAGCTGAAAGTGACTGTCCGGCTCGACGAAGGGGAGCCCGTGGTGGTCGCGAAGGAGCGCTTCATCCTGGGCCGAGGGCCGAGCGCCGACCTGATGGTGAAGTCCGCCCGGGTGTCGCGTGAGCACGCGGTGGTGTCGCGGGATGGAACCAACGTGTTCATCGAGGACCTCAAGTCCTCGAACGGAACCTGGTTCGACAACGCGCGCATCTCCCGGCGGCAGGTGTCCGACGGTGAGGAGTACCTGCTGGGCGGTATCCGCATCACCTTCTCGCTGACGACCTGAGCCTCACGTCGTCGCACTGCCTCCATCGTCCACCGTGACGGTGGAGGCGGTTCGGTCCGCCTCATCGAAGGTGCGGAATGGCCCGGGAGCTTCACGGTTGAGGGGTGATTCCCATGGAACTCGTACGCGCCGCCGAGCTGCCATTCCTGTCGTTGTCCACGTTGTTCGCCCGCTCCTTCGAGGGGTACTTCGTCCCGGTTCCCGATGCGCCGCAGGCCTTCGACGCGAGGGTGCGAAGCGAGCACATCTCGTTGATGGAGAGCCGTGTCGCGAGAGTCGCCGGTGAGTCCGCGGGGCTCGTGTTGGTGGCTCGGCGAGGGCGTGTCAGCCGGGTCGCGGGCATGGGCATCGTCCCCAGTCATCGCGGACAGGGGCTCGGCGGCGCGATGCTGCGTCCGTTGTTGGAGGAGGCGCGAGCACGCGGCGACGCGAGGATGGTGTTGGAGGTCATCGAGCAGAACACCGCCGCGGTGAAGCTCTACGAGCGACTGGGTTTCCGGAAGACGCGGCGGCTGGTGGGCTTCACGGGGACACCCACGCCGGAGCCGGGGGGGCTGGAAGAAGTAGACCTGAGCGAGTGCGCGCGACTGTTGCCGGACGGTCTGCCCTGGCAGCTCGACGCGGCCACGGTGCGAGGGTTGTCCTTGCCCGCGAGAGCGTTCCGCTGTGGCCCGGCCTTCGCGGTGGTGGCGGATGTCTCCGCGCCCGCGTTGGCCTTGCGGTCCCTGGTGGTGGAGTCGTCGTCGCGAGGGCAGGGCGCGGGCCGGAGGCTGCTGCGAGCCCTGGCCGCCGCGCATCCCGGGAAGATGGTGGCGGCGAGCGCCATCATCCCGGAGGGGCTGTGTGAGCGCTTCTTCCTCGGCGCGGGCTTCGCGCAGTCTCCGCTCACCCAGTTCGAGATGGTCCTGGACTTCTGAGGCCGGGGCTCCGTCAGCGCTCGCGCAGGCGCATCACGAGCGCCGTGAGGTGCTCTCGCGCCGGTGTGATGAGCTCGGGCCGCTGGCTCTCGAGCGCCAGCCGGAACGCGGCGATGGCCGACGCCAGCTCCTCGCGGGGAAGGCCCGTGAGCTGGACGTGCAAGGCATCCGCGCGAGCCAGGGCCGTCGTGTTGGGCAGCGCGTCCTGGGGATGGAGCTTCAGCGCGGACATGGCTCGCCGCGCTTCCTCGAGCTGCGCGGGCGTGAGCTTGCCCGGACGCTGCTCGATGACGAAGGACTCCTTGCGGCCCGTGGCGACGACGGTGATCTCCACCTCGAGGATGCCATTGAGGTCGTAGGTGAAGCGCACGTCGATGGACTGCTCACCCGCGGGCGCGGGTGACAATCCGCTGAACGAGTACTCGCCCAGCTTCACGTTGTCGCTGCACTGCGCATGTTCGCCTTGATAGACCTCCAGCCGAATCTCTCGCTGGAAGTCGCCGGCCGTCCAGTAGCGCTCCACGCGGCTCGCGGGGATGACGGTGCCTCGCTCCAGGATGGGGCTGAAGATTCCGGTGATGCGCCGGTGGCCTTGCTGGGCGGCGGTGCTCACCCCCAGCGTGAACGGCGCCACGTCCGTGACGACCAGGTCATCCACGGCCTGGTCTCCGGCCTTCATCGCTGCTTGCACCGCCGCACCCATGGCCACGGCCTCGTCCGGGGGCAGCTTGCGCAGGGGCAGCCGTCCAAAGACTTGCGTCGCGAAGCTGGCCACCACGGGCATGCGCGTCGAGCCACCGACGAGCAGGACCTCGTCGATGTCGGAGGCCTTGAGCGAGGCATCCTGCAGCGCCTGATGGATGGGGCCCCGCATCCGCTCGAGCGCGGGGGCCCAGGCGTGTTCGGCTTCGTCTCGCGCGAGCGCGAACTCGAAGTCGACCTTGCGTCCATCACCCACGGGAAGTTCGGGGAGCACGATGCGGGTGCGGTCCGTCTGGGAGAGCCGTCGCTTGGCCGCTTCACACGCCTCCCGCATCCGAGCCCAGCCTGGGGGATGGGCTTCCACGTCCACGCCCTTCGCGTGACGCAGCTGCAGCGCGAGGTGACGCGCCAGCAGGGTGTCGAAGTCCTCGCCTCCGAGCCGTGCATCTCCGGCCGACGATTGAATCTCGACGACGCCCTCGATGATCTCCAACACCGTGACGTCGAACGTTCCGCCGCCGAGGTCCAGCACGACGGCCTTCATCTCCCGCTGCCGCTCGTGCAGGCCGTACGCGAGCGCCGCCGCGGTGGGCTCGTTGATGATGCGCTCCACCTTGAGGCCGGCGATGGCGCCCGCGTCCTTGGTGGCCTGTCGCTGGGGGTCGCCGAAATAGGCGGGGACGGTGATGACCGCCTCTTCGACGGGCTGCCCGAGGAAGGCCTCCGCATCGCGCTTGAGGGACGCGAGAATCAACGCCGACAGCTCCTGGGGCGAGGAGTCGCGGCTCCCCAGCCGATAGGTCCGCGAAGTGCCCATGTCGCGCTTGAAGGCGAAGGCGGCCTGCCCGGGGTGGAGGACCGCGCGAGCCTTTGCCGCCGCGCCGACCAGGATGTTCCCGTGTTCATCGAGCGCGACGGCGCTGGGGGTCAGGAACTCGCCGAGCGCATTGGGGATGATGACCGGTCGGCCGTCCCTGAAGACAGACACGAGGGAGTAGGTCGTGCCCAGGTCGATGCCCAGGATGGGAGACGGAGTGGCGTGGCTCATAGGCTTTTGGGACAGAGCTCTCGGAGCGCTGTTTCAAGACGGGTTTGCGCGTGGTTCCGCCGGAGCCGTCGCGCCGTGGCGGCCTGGATGTCGGCGGGGCTTCGCGTGGTCATCTCCTCCACCGCGATGCGAAGCCGCAGGTAGTTCGTCGAGACCTCGGAGCACGCTCCTGATTCGGCCGAGGCGATGAGCTCGAAGAGCTTCGAGCAGGGAGGCTTCGTCTCCGCGTCTGGAGTCTCCTCGCAGAGCACCCGCGCTTCCGCACGCGCGGAGGTGGCGTGCTCCGTCCGAGAGGGAGGGGGCCTCGCGGGGGAGGACTCGCCGAGGACCTCCACGCCCACGGCGATCATCACCAGGGCGATGAGGCCGAGGATGACGTACCAAGTGTACTTGCGTGCCGCCGCCGCGTGGGCCGCGGGCAGGACGGGATGGGTGTCCCCGACGGGGTGTGTCTCGGCGGAGGGGGCTTTGAGGTGGAGTCGCTGGGCGAGGGACGGTGTGCCAGTGCCGATGAAGCGCTCGCCCAGCGCGGCGGAGAACAAGGGGCAGTGAGTGCGGAGCTGCTTGAGTGCCTCGGCGGTGCGTTCCGGCTCATGTCGGCGATACGCCCGCAGATGCTCGCGCGCGTTCTCGATGCTGCCGTTGATCACCGAATGGGCGAGGAGCCTGCGCACGCCGACGGGGAAGTCGTCGCTCAGCGTCCCCAGCTCGAGAACGAGCGTCCACAGCCAGGCTTCGTCCTGTTTATCGAAGGCATCATCGAGTCCCTCGGCCTTCAACCACTCGGCGTAGCGCAGCTGGAACGTGCGGGCCTCGACGGGCTGGCCGTTCAGGTGCAGATGCAGCAGGAAGCCGAGAATCCACGTGGGCTGGGGTGGAGGGTCTTCCCGATGGTCCTTCAGCGCGGCGAGGGCCATGAGTGCCGCGTGGCCCGCCTGGGCCCACGCATCGAGGGTCCCGAGCTCGTCGGCGAGCTTCCACAGGAAGGGTGGGGTGACCATCGTCCCGAGCAGCTGGAACTCGCGTTCCGTCAACGCGCGGGGGAAGACCTGGGCGAGGCCGACGAGGAACTCGGGATGCCCCTGGTTGGCGGCGTCCCGGAAGGCTTGAGTCGCCTCGGGCTCTAGTTTCGCGGCCAGCAGCGCCTTGATGAGCCAGTGACGCGCTTCCGCGGCTTCGGGAAGGGCCGCGACGGCCTCGCGGGCAATCTGGACAGGGGCGTCGGGGGGCGCATCCGAGGGGAGTGCACTGAACCGGGCGCGGAAGACATCGAGCCGCTGGTCCGCGCTCTGCGCGCGCTGCGGGGGCGGAGGCTGCGCGGAGGTGGTCTCTGGCTCGGACTGGGTGCGAGGGGCCTCGGTCCCCTCGAGCGCTGCCTTCACCCGCTCATAGGCCGCACGCAGCCGGGCGAACCCCTGCGGGTCCACCTCCGGCTTGCGAGTCTTCAGCAATCGCAGATACGCCCTGCGCGCGAGGTCGGGCGCGGTTCCCGCCTCCACACCCAGCTCCCCCCAGGCCTCTTCCAGTGTCATGGATGCCTGCACGCTACACTGGCGACTGGGCGGGGGAGAATCTCAACCCGGGCCTGGCCCATGACCCGCGCTGGGAGTCAACGAAAAGCCCGACTCACACGCCAATCACGTGAATCCAGCGGGCAGGGCAGCAGGCTCGCGAACACACTGGGCGGCGGGCTCGGAATGGAGCATGAAAGTGACCCGCTCGGTCGTTCTAGAATCCACGCGTTCATGGCCCGCCTCCTCCGCACCCTCCACGTGTTCCCCGACGCCGGCCGGCGTCAGGCGGCGTTGCGCGCCGAGAGGAACGCTCGGGGCCTGTCGATGGGGGCGGACCTGCTCACCTGGGATGAGCTGCTCCAGGTGCTCGGAGGCGCGCGAGAGCTGAACCGCCGCCCGTGTCCCGCGGTGGGGGCCCGAGCGGTGATGGCGTCGCTGGGGGCTCGGCTGGGGAGTACGCCCTTCGGGGACTACGTCCGGGAGCCCGCGTTCGCGCGCGCCGCGCTGGAGGTGGTGCTCGACTTGAAGGCGGGGCGTCTGTCTCCGCGCGAGCTGCAGGATGCGGTGGAGGTCCTCCCGCCCGAGCGGCAGCAGCACCTGCGAGTGCTCGCGCGGCTCTACCACTTCTACGAGCAGAAGCTGGCGGAGCTGGGCCTCGCGGACCGCGAGGACGTGATGCGCGGAGCGCGCGAGGCGCTCGGCCGGGGCGCGTGGCCCGAGGGTTGGGACGGCGTGGGTGCACTCGTCCTCCACGGTGTCTACGACGTGCGCCCCTCGGGCCTCGAGCTGCTCCTGGCCTTGGCGGCGGCGTGTGAGTCGCGGCGCGTGGCGCTTCGCGTGGAGACGCCGGTGGGTGGCTCGCCCGTGGCGGACGCGGCGCTGGCGTCGCTGTTCCGCGCTTTCGAGAACCGGGGCGAGTCCATGCCCCATGTGGACCTCTTCAAGGCCGATGTCACGTTCGAGTCCCGGCCGTTCATCGACCTGGGACGCTTCGCCTTCTCGCCCCGCGCGCCGCGAGATGCGCTGAAGGACGCTCAGCCGCAGCCGAGGGTGTGGAGCGCCGCGACGGCGCGCGACGAGGCTCGGCTGGTGGCGCGAGATGTGCGCAGGCTCATCGCGGAAGGCGCCTCGCCGTCGGACATCGCGATTGCCTATCGCGAGCTGGGCCCGGAGGCCGGGTGGCTGGCGGAGTCGTTGGGTGAGCTGGGCGTGCCCGTGCGCCTGCCGTGGGGCGAGCCCCTCGCGTTGGCGGGGCCGGTGCGGTTGGCGTTGGAGCTGCCGTTGCTGGTGGAGGATGGCTTCCCCGCGGAGCGGGTCGCGGAGCTCGTGGGCAGCCGCTATGCCCACACGCTGTCGCATGGAGGTCCGGAGTCTCCCGCGAGCCTCTTCGCGCTGGCGGCCGTGCGTGATGACCGGCTGGGCGCGCAGCGTGGGCGAGGTGCCTATGACGTGCGGCTGGAAGGGCTCGCGCGAAGGCTCCAGGCCCTTCAGGGCGCGCAGAAGAAGGACGGCAGCGAGCGCATCCACGCGGTGAGGGTGTTGCGCGAACGCTGCGCGCTGTTGATTGGTGCCTGTCGTCGCATTCCCGTGGAGGGGACGGTCGAGGAGCTGCTGACCGCGTGGTGGCAGGTGGCGGTCCACCTCGGGTTCTCGAACTCGGAGGGGGCGCTGGAGGCGCGCGAGGAAGGTGGCCTGGCGGCGAGAGCCTTGGATGCGCGTGCGCGCGACGACGCCGCTCGCGAGGCACTCCGCTCTCGAGTCCAGATGCTCCTGCGGACGTTGAAGGCGGTGGGCGGAGGCCCCGTGTTGCGCCGCCGGACCTTCGGCCGCTGGCTGCGCGACGCCATGGCGGAGGCCTATCTGCCGGCCCGAGGCCCTCGAGGCGCGGCGGTGGAGGTGCTCGAGGCCGCCGAGGTTCCAGGCCGCTCCTTCCGCCATCTCTTCCTCGCGGGGCTGACCGAGGGGCGCTTTCCCGGGCGCGATGCGCCTTCGCCGTTGCTGGGCGACGCGGAGCGCTCGGCGCTCAACAAGCACCTGGGGCGGGATGTGTTCCGTCTGACGGGCGGCGAGTTCGAGGACCGCGCTCCGTGGCGGCTCACCGAGGACCGGCTGCTCTTCGCCAGCGCGCTCGCCGCGGCGGAGGAGACGCTGAGCCTGTCCTTCGCGATGGAGGGCGCGGGAGGCCAGGAGCAGGTGCCGTCCTCGTTTCTCGAGGAGGTGCGGAGGCTCACCGCGCTGAAGTGGACGCCGCGCTCGTTGCCGCCCATTCCCCCGCTGGACGAGGTGCTGACCGAGTCCGAGCTGCGCCGCTGCGTGGCGTTGGAGGCATTGGCGCAACCCAAGCTGCGTGTCACCGAGCCCGACGCGGCGGCGCCCTTGCTCAAGCGTCACTTCGACAAGGAGGCCTGGTACTCGGGCGCGCGGGAGCTGTCGCTCGTCGAGGTGGAGCGGTTGTACTTCTTCGGAGACCCGAACCGGAAGCCGGGGAAGTACACCGGCTCGGTGGATGGGAACACGCTGCGCGAGTCCCTGCGCGAGGCGTTCCGTTTCGACCTCACGCGGCCCTTGTCCGCGTCCGCGCTCGCGCGCTTCGGCAACTGTGGCTTCCAGGGCTTCCTCTCGTACGGGCTGAAGGTGACGGAGCCGGACCGCCCGGGAGAGGAGTTCGACGCGAGAGGGCGAGGCACCTTCTGGCATCGTGTCGTCGAGGAGGTCTTCCAGTCGCTCAAGCAGCACCAGCTGCTGGGCAAGGCGCCCGAGGAGATTCCCGAGGAGGTGCTGGACGCCGCGCTCCAGTCGGCGGTGGCGCACTTCGAGAAGTTCCACCACGTGGGCCACCCCGCGCTGTGGAAGCTGGCGCATGAGCGGGCGCGAGCCATGGCTCGGCGCATCCTCGTGGATGAGCGGCGCGGATTGCCCTTCGAGCGGATGGTGCCGGAGGGCTTCGAGCTCCAGTTCGGTCCCGCCGCGGTGGATGACCGCTGGCGCCACGTCGTCCTTCCCATCGAGGGGGATGCCATCGTCTTCGAGGGGAAGATCGACCGGCTCGATGTGGCGGGCTCGGAGGTGGGCGTCATCGACTACAAGTCCGGGCGCCTGGACAAGAACGAGCTGAAGAAGAAGCTGCTCACGTCCGACTTCCAGTTGCCGCTGTATCTCTTCGCGGCGCGAGAGAGCGGGCACACGAATGCGCGTGAGGCCGCGTGGTTCTCGCTGCGCACGGGCAACACCATCCACCTGTCGGAGGTCATCCCCTCGCAGGAGTTGGACGAGCTGTTGTCCACGGACCCGGAGGTGCGCGCGAAGGTGGCGGCCAAGGAAGGGGGGCGCAATCTCCCCAACGCGGTGGAGTCGCTGGTGCGCACGTTGCGCGAGGGCCAGTTCGCCGCGAGGCCGCAGGACTGCGGCACCTGTGGCTTCCGCGCGGTGTGCCGCATCACCGAGCGTCGGATGACGGAGGAGGGGGGATGAGCACGGAGCCTTCTCTCCTCGCGCTGGAGCGCAACCTCGCGCTGATGGCGGGCGCCGGCGCGGGCAAGACGTACAGCCTGGTGACGATGACGCTGCACCTGCTCGCCGGTGCACGCGAGGCGGGGGCCGCGCTGCGTCCCGCGCGCCTGTGCATGCTGACGTTCACGGACAAGGCCGCGGCGGAGATGCGCTCGCGCGTGCGCCAACGTCTGGATGGACTGGCGCAAGGTGAGGCACGGCCGGACCAGGAAGTGGAGCTGCGCGCGTCGCTGGAGCGATTGGAGCGGCCCTTCCCGCTGCCGGAGGTATGGCGGAAGCTCCGCGAGGAGCTGAACTCGGCCACGGTGGGTACGTTCCACTCGCTCTGCGGGCAGCTGTTGCGGCGAGCCCCTCCGGCGGTGGGCATCGACCCGAGCTTCGAGGTGCTGGACGAACTGGAGGCCTCCAGCCTCGTGCAGGACGTGTGCGAGCGCGTGGTGCTGGACGCACTCGAGGCGGGTGACGCGCAGGTGCGCGAGCTCTGCCAGGAGCTGGGGTTCTCGGGCTCGGGCTTCTCCGATGGGCTGGTGGCCGCGCTGGTGTCGGTCTACGGCAAGCTGCGCGAGGAAGGGCTGCGCGCCGCGTCCGCCGCCGTGGGGGATGTGGCGGCGGCGCGCGAGGAGTTCGACGAGGCGCTGGCGGAGTGCCTGCGGTTGTGCGCCGATGCACGGGCGCTGGACGCGAAGAGCGAGTGGAGCCAGTTGTTGGGCGCGTTGGAGAAGGCGCTCAACGGGATGACGGCGGAGAACTTCCAGAAGGGAGACCGCTACCCGTGGCTGCGGGCCTGCTTCGCGACAGACACCCGCAACATCGCGCGACTGAGCAAGGGCGCCGCCGGCCCCGTGCGTGAGCTGTACTGGCGCATCTACAAGGCCAAGAGCGGTGGCTCGGTGCGCATGCTGGTCGAGGCCTGGGCGGCGTGGCACACCGCGCCCTTCGAGGCGACCTTCCGCGAGCTGCTCAGTCGCGTGGAGACCCGGCACGACGCGGAGTTCTCGCGCCGCAACGTGTTCGACTTCACGTCCTTGCTGGTGAAGGCGAGGGACCTGCTGCGGGACCATCCCGAGTTCCGCCGTCAGGTGCAGGAGCGCGTGGGCGCGCTGCTGGTGGACGAGTTCCAGGACACCAACCGGCTTCAGCTCGAGCTGGTGTTGCTGCTCGCGGAGCGGAGGGACGGCGGGCCCCGCGAGCTGGCGCCAGACGCGGACCTGGTGACCGCGCTGCCCTTGGAGCCCGCGTTCCTCTGCGCGGTGGGAGACCGGAAGCAGTCCATCTACGAGTTCCGTGGCGCGGACGTCTCCGTGTTCTCGCGGCTCGCGAAGAAGGTGGAGGACGAGGGAGGGACGCGAGGCTTCCTCCAGCACAACCGCCGCTCGGTGCCGGGGCTGTTGTCGTTCTTCAACCACGCCTTCGCGGGCATGCTGGTGGCCGCGGACGCTCGAGCGCCGCGCCCGTTCGAGGTCATCTACGTCCCGGAAGAGGATGACCTCTCTCCGGTCCGCGAGTCGCTCACGGACGCCCCCGTGGTGGAGCGGCTGCACCTGGAGGAGCAGGAGACGGCGGCTGACCTGCGCTGGCTGGACGCGGACTGCATGGCGCGGCGGCTGCGCATCCTCCTGGCTCCGGGCGCGCTGCCCACCGTGGCTCGCGAGGACGGTGAAGGGGCCCGCCCCGCGCGCGGTGGCGACGTGGCGATGCTGTTCCGGACCTTCACGCACCTGGAGGTGTACCGGCAGGCGCTCATCCGTCACGGAGTGCCGCACCGCGTGCTGCGAGGACGAGGCTTCTACGGCGCGCAGGAGGTGCTGGACCTCGCCTCGTTGTTGTCGCTGCTCGCGGACTCGGAGGACTCGCTGGCCTTCGCGGCGGTGCTGCGCTCGCCGCTCGTGGGCTTGTCGGACGCGTCGCTGTTCCAGCTCGCGGGAGAGCAGCCGCTGTCGTTGACGTCACCTCGGCTGACGGACCGCTCGGTGCTGGAGGCGCTTCCCGAGCAGGACCGCGAGCGCCTGGAGGGCTTCCTCTCGGCGCTTCCCGCGCTGCGCCGCGAGCGGGACCGCCTGGGTGTGAGGGAGCTGCTGCTCGCCGCGCTGGACATGACGGGCTATCGCGAGGCGCTCGCGGGCTCTCCCTACGCGGAACAGGCGAGCGCCAACGTGGAGAAGCTGCTGTCGCTCGCGTCCCGTCGTGACGAGCGCGGCACCGGCGGCTGCGTGGCCTTCGCGCGCGAGCTGCGGATGCTGGCCGAGTCCACGCCCAATGAGGCACAGGCGGACCTGCTCGACGCGGGTGACCCGCGCGCGGTGCAGTTGCTCACCATCCACCGCGCCAAGGGCTTGGAGTGGCCCGTCGTCGTGGTGCCGGGAATGGGCGGCCGACGTCGGAGCACCTCGGCGCGTGCGCACTTCGAGCGCTCGCACGGCATCGCGCTGCGGCCCTGGGTGACCGACTCGGTGGAGAGCTACACGTCCAACCGCTTCGAGGCGGTGAAGCAGGAACTCAAGGCACGCGAGGACGCCGAGTATCGCCGCCTGCTCTACGTGGCCCTCACGCGTGCGAAGGACCTGCTCATCCTCTCGGGAGGCGAAGAGCC
This window contains:
- a CDS encoding UvrD-helicase domain-containing protein translates to MSTEPSLLALERNLALMAGAGAGKTYSLVTMTLHLLAGAREAGAALRPARLCMLTFTDKAAAEMRSRVRQRLDGLAQGEARPDQEVELRASLERLERPFPLPEVWRKLREELNSATVGTFHSLCGQLLRRAPPAVGIDPSFEVLDELEASSLVQDVCERVVLDALEAGDAQVRELCQELGFSGSGFSDGLVAALVSVYGKLREEGLRAASAAVGDVAAAREEFDEALAECLRLCADARALDAKSEWSQLLGALEKALNGMTAENFQKGDRYPWLRACFATDTRNIARLSKGAAGPVRELYWRIYKAKSGGSVRMLVEAWAAWHTAPFEATFRELLSRVETRHDAEFSRRNVFDFTSLLVKARDLLRDHPEFRRQVQERVGALLVDEFQDTNRLQLELVLLLAERRDGGPRELAPDADLVTALPLEPAFLCAVGDRKQSIYEFRGADVSVFSRLAKKVEDEGGTRGFLQHNRRSVPGLLSFFNHAFAGMLVAADARAPRPFEVIYVPEEDDLSPVRESLTDAPVVERLHLEEQETAADLRWLDADCMARRLRILLAPGALPTVAREDGEGARPARGGDVAMLFRTFTHLEVYRQALIRHGVPHRVLRGRGFYGAQEVLDLASLLSLLADSEDSLAFAAVLRSPLVGLSDASLFQLAGEQPLSLTSPRLTDRSVLEALPEQDRERLEGFLSALPALRRERDRLGVRELLLAALDMTGYREALAGSPYAEQASANVEKLLSLASRRDERGTGGCVAFARELRMLAESTPNEAQADLLDAGDPRAVQLLTIHRAKGLEWPVVVVPGMGGRRRSTSARAHFERSHGIALRPWVTDSVESYTSNRFEAVKQELKAREDAEYRRLLYVALTRAKDLLILSGGEEPRSGKDSWWHLVDARLEDVATRELVTDVDVDDLPPPADPEPPGPEVLARAGARVEAALLRVRGGSLEMSEAPGRISVPVGAVQDFLVCPRRFHYVHRLGLRGAAWPWETPTRTEPLLVEPDGWMPTKSPNELVRELLRGADLRLCAARDVDVTERRAHLESLLRTAGMLPEEEGMEAVLGTVERFLRTDFARALAESPARGVHRGLSFSLALEEDADLSLEGEVDVLWESPRGEAVLIAYKSGSRHPLGPAAYTHELAALELAARRLVRPGVPVRVGVVFLAEPKPEPEWRADEAGLEDAAARLAGAARALARGEVRGAWSGREKPTCQALHCGFSEHCHPAPSAC
- a CDS encoding Hsp70 family protein; translated protein: MSHATPSPILGIDLGTTYSLVSVFRDGRPVIIPNALGEFLTPSAVALDEHGNILVGAAAKARAVLHPGQAAFAFKRDMGTSRTYRLGSRDSSPQELSALILASLKRDAEAFLGQPVEEAVITVPAYFGDPQRQATKDAGAIAGLKVERIINEPTAAALAYGLHERQREMKAVVLDLGGGTFDVTVLEIIEGVVEIQSSAGDARLGGEDFDTLLARHLALQLRHAKGVDVEAHPPGWARMREACEAAKRRLSQTDRTRIVLPELPVGDGRKVDFEFALARDEAEHAWAPALERMRGPIHQALQDASLKASDIDEVLLVGGSTRMPVVASFATQVFGRLPLRKLPPDEAVAMGAAVQAAMKAGDQAVDDLVVTDVAPFTLGVSTAAQQGHRRITGIFSPILERGTVIPASRVERYWTAGDFQREIRLEVYQGEHAQCSDNVKLGEYSFSGLSPAPAGEQSIDVRFTYDLNGILEVEITVVATGRKESFVIEQRPGKLTPAQLEEARRAMSALKLHPQDALPNTTALARADALHVQLTGLPREELASAIAAFRLALESQRPELITPAREHLTALVMRLRER
- a CDS encoding PD-(D/E)XK nuclease family protein codes for the protein MARLLRTLHVFPDAGRRQAALRAERNARGLSMGADLLTWDELLQVLGGARELNRRPCPAVGARAVMASLGARLGSTPFGDYVREPAFARAALEVVLDLKAGRLSPRELQDAVEVLPPERQQHLRVLARLYHFYEQKLAELGLADREDVMRGAREALGRGAWPEGWDGVGALVLHGVYDVRPSGLELLLALAAACESRRVALRVETPVGGSPVADAALASLFRAFENRGESMPHVDLFKADVTFESRPFIDLGRFAFSPRAPRDALKDAQPQPRVWSAATARDEARLVARDVRRLIAEGASPSDIAIAYRELGPEAGWLAESLGELGVPVRLPWGEPLALAGPVRLALELPLLVEDGFPAERVAELVGSRYAHTLSHGGPESPASLFALAAVRDDRLGAQRGRGAYDVRLEGLARRLQALQGAQKKDGSERIHAVRVLRERCALLIGACRRIPVEGTVEELLTAWWQVAVHLGFSNSEGALEAREEGGLAARALDARARDDAAREALRSRVQMLLRTLKAVGGGPVLRRRTFGRWLRDAMAEAYLPARGPRGAAVEVLEAAEVPGRSFRHLFLAGLTEGRFPGRDAPSPLLGDAERSALNKHLGRDVFRLTGGEFEDRAPWRLTEDRLLFASALAAAEETLSLSFAMEGAGGQEQVPSSFLEEVRRLTALKWTPRSLPPIPPLDEVLTESELRRCVALEALAQPKLRVTEPDAAAPLLKRHFDKEAWYSGARELSLVEVERLYFFGDPNRKPGKYTGSVDGNTLRESLREAFRFDLTRPLSASALARFGNCGFQGFLSYGLKVTEPDRPGEEFDARGRGTFWHRVVEEVFQSLKQHQLLGKAPEEIPEEVLDAALQSAVAHFEKFHHVGHPALWKLAHERARAMARRILVDERRGLPFERMVPEGFELQFGPAAVDDRWRHVVLPIEGDAIVFEGKIDRLDVAGSEVGVIDYKSGRLDKNELKKKLLTSDFQLPLYLFAARESGHTNAREAAWFSLRTGNTIHLSEVIPSQELDELLSTDPEVRAKVAAKEGGRNLPNAVESLVRTLREGQFAARPQDCGTCGFRAVCRITERRMTEEGG
- a CDS encoding FHA domain-containing protein, with translation MNRTPRKVEVADPLWNALEAMSREMGVDKDVLVNQAIFALARQFGFIQTTQVNLAEAASSQAPVVTREAPRVVAAPAVVAKALVESTPAVVESTPTAEVAARVQELVRDVEEKEAPRAAPVPAPAPVVGDEVAEDEEEEPQTGEHEGVPDEMDEDASASAEAPAESEEEAAEEKPPVDVEALREAVAVRVRDVVSDVDRMVEAVEPQAADEDSDDEDSDDEDSDDSDEASDSDDEDSDDSDEASDEGEDSDDEEADDSDEELDEGEDSDDEDSGDEGADEVAASSEPAMLDEGEAPDTDSASSEPAMLDEEDPITEDRKVPAPVKPKPDKTIIVQAKPELKVTVRLDEGEPVVVAKERFILGRGPSADLMVKSARVSREHAVVSRDGTNVFIEDLKSSNGTWFDNARISRRQVSDGEEYLLGGIRITFSLTT
- a CDS encoding N-acetyltransferase, whose translation is MELVRAAELPFLSLSTLFARSFEGYFVPVPDAPQAFDARVRSEHISLMESRVARVAGESAGLVLVARRGRVSRVAGMGIVPSHRGQGLGGAMLRPLLEEARARGDARMVLEVIEQNTAAVKLYERLGFRKTRRLVGFTGTPTPEPGGLEEVDLSECARLLPDGLPWQLDAATVRGLSLPARAFRCGPAFAVVADVSAPALALRSLVVESSSRGQGAGRRLLRALAAAHPGKMVAASAIIPEGLCERFFLGAGFAQSPLTQFEMVLDF